The DNA window TTTTTGTCTTCATACTCCTCGATGATTCATGGCGAAAGATCCTACTATGGCATTGAGGCGTTGGAAGATGCCAGGGTACTGGAGTTCAGTTACGAACACTGGCAGCAGTTACGAACAGAAGATCCTGCATGGGACAAGCTGCTGCTCAAGATGCTCGAATTAGGATACAGTGCCAAAGAGCGCCGCGAGCGCGAGCTTTTGCTGCTCAGTGCCGAGGAGCGTTACCAGAATTTTTACGTCAGATATCCAGATTTGGCCGGCCGGATAAAACAACGCCAAATTGCATCATTTCTAGGCATACAACCCGAATCGTTGAGTCGCATCAAGAAAAAGCTGGGGCCTTAACATAGGTCAATGTTTTGGGTGCGGGCCTGGACCTACCTTGGTAAAAAACAACCAGGTGGCATCATGCACTTACAAGAAAATACAATATTGATTACGGGTGGTAGTTCAGGCATTGGCCTTGAGCTTGCATGCCGGCTACAGGAAAAAGGCAACACCGTTATAGTTTGCGGCCGCTCGCGGGAAAAGCTCGAAAAAGCCGAGGCACGGAATCCACATCTTATCCCTTATGCCTGCGATATATCCAATGAAGTAGACTGCATTGCTATGGTCAACTGGATAGAAGCGCAGTATCCATCGCTGAATATGCTCATCAACAACGCCGCTATCGTACATGCAACGTCTTTTATGGATGATGATGGCATGCTCAAAAAGGCTGCGGCTGAAATTGATACCAATTTGATGGGGCCGATCAGGCTGGCAAAATTGTTCTATCCGT is part of the Bacteroidota bacterium genome and encodes:
- a CDS encoding Crp/Fnr family transcriptional regulator, with translation MDLKETVTKFTGLPAAAVDRLLALGTTKELSKGDLFIRAGDLPKKMGLVLSGLFRYVYTDDNGNEFTKAFMPAASFLSSYSSMIHGERSYYGIEALEDARVLEFSYEHWQQLRTEDPAWDKLLLKMLELGYSAKERRERELLLLSAEERYQNFYVRYPDLAGRIKQRQIASFLGIQPESLSRIKKKLGP
- a CDS encoding SDR family NAD(P)-dependent oxidoreductase — encoded protein: MHLQENTILITGGSSGIGLELACRLQEKGNTVIVCGRSREKLEKAEARNPHLIPYACDISNEVDCIAMVNWIEAQYPSLNMLINNAAIVHATSFMDDDGMLKKAAAEIDTNLMGPIRLAKLFYPLLLRQASGLLINVTTGLIYAPRAAYPIYNATKAALHAFTQVLRIQLADAPVRIVEVQFPAVDTPWHLGNPPPIAIPVEDAVTQMLDGLAKGREEIRVGGVKLLYGLSRVAPAFALRKINQL